Part of the Bacteroidales bacterium genome is shown below.
GGCGGCTACACAAAAACAACTGGATGATGCCGATTCACAAATAAAAGTGTTGGAAAGCTCACTGGATGCACAAATGAATTCGTTATCCACATCGGTCAACAGCCTTGACGGGGAAAGCGCGGTATATCATGCCCAGATCGAACAGGTGAATGATCAGTTGGCGAAATGTCGTATTATAAATCCTGTAGATGGGGTAGTGCTGAGTAAATATACCGAGATAAAAGAAATCGTTTCACCGGGTAAGCCGTTGTATAAAATTGCAGATATACAAAACATGTTCCTTCGTGCTTATGTCGTTTCCGGACAATTGGAAAAGGTACAAGTCGGGCAGGATGCAACCGTATACCTGACTTTATCAGATAATACGGTTAAATCGTATCCGGGCAAAATAGCATGGATATCCGATAAAGCCGAATTTACACCCAAAACCATTCAAACGAAGGATGAGCGGCAGAACCTGGTATATGCGGTTAAAGTAGCCGTAACCAATACCGATGGAAAGATCAGGATCGGCATGTACGGGGATGTGGACTTTAGTAAACG
Proteins encoded:
- a CDS encoding efflux RND transporter periplasmic adaptor subunit; the encoded protein is MTSCSFLIAVMFIFLVSCNRNGFKYDATGTFEATEIIVSSEATGKVEAFDVKEGVSLSEGQQVGYIDSTQLYLKKMQLIAAQRAVVARRPDVAKQIAATKEQLGKARFEKARLEKLFEVQAATQKQLDDADSQIKVLESSLDAQMNSLSTSVNSLDGESAVYHAQIEQVNDQLAKCRIINPVDGVVLSKYTEIKEIVSPGKPLYKIADIQNMFLRAYVVSGQLEKVQVGQDATVYLTLSDNTVKSYPGKIAWISDKAEFTPKTIQTKDERQNLVYAVKVAVTNTDGKIRIGMYGDVDFSKR